The proteins below come from a single Vibrio natriegens NBRC 15636 = ATCC 14048 = DSM 759 genomic window:
- a CDS encoding biotin-independent malonate decarboxylase subunit beta, whose product MEQLQFTYPGQHSVSKNVRVGNVGSGDLEVLLQPNSNPQIDVNISTSINHRHEVWHVILSRAFEEVNEAMTVTINDFGATPGVINLRLAQALEQLEEQMNPSFDNSVMGRSFVEMPVRQRCQFLFDEGSVTELLGCEAQLTSPWLPKQGIVSQSDDGAIVMLGKIDGQRAVVLGIEGGFQGGAIGEVSGAKMAAALDLALQDNQRGVKTQVVIVLETGGVRLQEANLGLAAIADIHSAIIGLNDYVPVVGIVAGAVGCFGGMSIAAGLCSKLIVTREARLGLNGPAVIEQEAGIAEYDASDRPFIWGITGGEQRYRSNLVDHLVEDDANVIKQQLVETLQSGKPPTTRSEQIDHYLSILNQVDTSVQATPTQVCSDLAGGEADE is encoded by the coding sequence ATGGAACAACTGCAATTTACTTATCCCGGCCAGCACTCAGTTTCCAAAAACGTGCGGGTGGGTAATGTTGGGTCTGGTGACTTAGAAGTTTTGCTGCAACCAAACTCAAATCCACAAATCGACGTGAATATTTCGACTTCAATTAACCATCGTCATGAAGTTTGGCACGTGATTTTATCGCGTGCGTTTGAAGAGGTGAACGAAGCGATGACGGTCACCATTAATGATTTTGGCGCGACTCCCGGCGTGATTAACCTCAGGCTGGCTCAGGCACTCGAGCAGCTTGAGGAACAAATGAATCCTTCGTTCGATAACTCGGTAATGGGTCGCTCTTTTGTCGAAATGCCAGTACGTCAGCGTTGCCAGTTTCTGTTCGATGAAGGTTCAGTTACGGAGCTTTTGGGTTGTGAAGCACAGTTAACGTCCCCATGGCTACCTAAGCAAGGCATCGTTTCACAAAGTGATGATGGCGCGATTGTGATGCTAGGAAAAATTGATGGTCAGCGCGCCGTTGTTCTCGGAATAGAAGGTGGGTTTCAGGGCGGCGCGATTGGTGAAGTTTCTGGTGCAAAAATGGCAGCCGCTCTTGATCTCGCCCTGCAAGACAATCAACGCGGTGTAAAAACCCAAGTGGTCATTGTACTTGAAACCGGCGGTGTCCGATTACAGGAAGCCAATCTTGGTTTGGCAGCCATTGCCGATATCCACTCAGCTATTATCGGGCTAAATGATTATGTCCCTGTGGTGGGGATTGTGGCCGGAGCCGTGGGTTGTTTTGGTGGAATGTCGATAGCGGCGGGACTTTGCAGCAAGCTTATCGTCACCCGTGAAGCGCGACTTGGTTTGAATGGCCCTGCCGTTATTGAACAGGAAGCGGGGATCGCGGAATACGACGCTTCCGATCGACCTTTTATCTGGGGAATCACCGGTGGTGAGCAGAGATATCGAAGTAATTTGGTCGATCATTTAGTTGAAGATGATGCAAACGTGATTAAACAACAGCTTGTTGAGACACTTCAATCTGGCAAGCCACCAACAACCCGTAGTGAACAAATTGACCACTATTTATCGATATTGAATCAGGTAGATACAT